The DNA region ACCTCTCGTTGGAAACAGCTCTTTTGGAAGACTTCAACAACCATTCAGCACCGTTAATCCATCCTTCAAACCATCAAAATGGCGGACAAAGATAAACAGTACAAGTATCGTCAAGAGATACAGCAGGTTAGTTATGACTCTCTTTTTTGTTTGCTAGGTTGTAAGACAAGTTGGGAAGTGGATGGAATGGACTGGGTGGGAAATGGGTTGATGGAGAAAGGACATCATGTGGGATTGAGCATCGATTCAGGGACAAGAGCTGGATGCAGCAAGACGGCCTGACAGAGGGGATAGCCGGGCAGGGAATACATAAAGCCAGATGATGTGACAAGTCACATTTGAAGGGGATAAAGAGATGGTACTCTGTCAACAGCGCGGTGAGAAATCTATTGGGAATGGGTATTTTATGACTTGGAAGATCTCTTGACTTTGGAGGGGTCTGTGGGGGGATGTCAGGAAAACTGGTGCTGGCCCCAACAGCTTTTATGTCTCTCACAGTGAAAGTCATCATGGGGGTGAAAACAGCTATACCGGTATTGCTCCcgggcagcggcggcgacgACATTCTGGGccacggcaacggcaacggcaacggcaacggcaacacTACATAAGTCCCCCATGTTTTGTTCTACTCACACAATGACGCTTCCCTCAACCACTTTTCGACACGAGACCCAGAAGAAAAGACATCGAGCTTGTCATAATGATCGACACTTCTCCCTCCAAACAGCCTGGTAAAAAGGGGCAGTCAGGTTGCCCACCCATGACGGAGCTGCCGCCCGCTCACCCTTCTTTGCCGACGCCAGGAAACTCGCGACTATCTCCCCTGAACTTTCGACCTGGATGGAGAGCATCCGCTCCTGAGCGCCCTTCTCACCGGGCAGCACCGCTTGCGAACCCAACACACGGTCCCACCGTGAGCAAGATTCTTGCTCCCTCTTGGACCAATTTACAGGCAGAGCAGCCACAGCAAGAGGTGCGGCTACAAAAGACAGAAGAGGCACTGCTGTTTGAGAAGAAAGACCAGCTTCTTTGCCGGATCGAGCAGCTTGAGATTGAAATTGAACAGTGAACTGCCAACCTCGCTAAAGTTGAAATCTCAAGAGTCGCAGCCACAGGCCATTTCTCAAGAGAACCCATCGGGGTTACTGCCAGAGCTATCTTCCTTGCAGCCAGAGCTGAGAACTCAAGAGAGATCACCTGCACCAGAGTCGCAGCCCGCAGCCATTTCTGCGACTTTTCAGGAGCAACCATCAGAGTCGAAACTCAAggcacaccaccacactctGATTTGCAGCAAACAGTCAAGGAACCCGAGATCTCGAAACAAGAATTGCCAGTCTCACAGCCGGAGTCGACACTCCAAGAAATCTTGCTGCATCCTGTGTCAGAGTCGCAGCTGTCACCACAGGCACAAGGGGCGCAGCCAGAGGTCATGCCACGACAGATGCTGCCCAAAGAAACCCCAGAGTTATATACAGCCCATCAACTTCAACCAGTGCCGCCTCGTCAAGTACCCGAGGTGCAGCCACAGCTTGAGAAGCAGCCTGAGCCTGAAAGGCAACCCGAGCCAGAGCCGCAGCAGTTGCGAGCCATTCCGATGCTTCAGTCAGAGCAACCTCGTGATTTTGCCCCCCATCGAGGAAATGAGCAGGTCCAGCAGCAGAATGATGGCCAGTTCATGAAGGGGGCGACCCCCCCGACTCGACAGCAACAGGAAGATGACACCACCATGTACTTTCAAGCCTCCCTTCACGAGCTCTATCCCGTCAGGCTCGTCAATCCGCGGTGCGCCAAATTCAAGAAAGTGTTTCAGAGGCCACACTTCTTCACCCCGTCCCCGAGTTATTCAATCGGATACACTCCTGTGCCGCCACCGCAGCCCGGAGCTGCTACTGGTAGTACTACTGTCGATGACTCCGCGCCCCCTGTCATTGACGTCCCGCGCTCTGCAGTCAAAGAAGCCATTGCCAGTCGTAACAACGTCTTCAAGGGAAACCCCGCGCTGTTTGACGAGGTCATGATGAATGGCCAACCACTTGACCTTAGTGGCTACGACCTTGAGCAGAATGAGGAAGGCACTGCCAATTTGATCCCGCTTAACCTTGACCCGGCTGCGTTTATGCTCAAGGATTTCCTCACTCGACCTGATCCGATGGAaacggggaaggggaaagaaggggggactggacgggagggggagagggaggaggttgctttTGAGGTCGAAATTGATCCCAGCGACTGGATTGCTGACATTGTTACCAAGATGATGTACGTCTCTGGTGAGACGGGCGAGCCATCGGCCGAGACGACGGGGATTATCGAGGATATCGTGAGGCAGCAGGTTATTGAGATTGTGAGTTTGTGTCCATTCAATGTTTCTCCCGTCCGAACTAACCACCGTCCCAGCTCCGCAACTGCACCGAACTCGCCGCCCGCCGCGGCGCCCGCGCGATCACTATTAATGACCTGATTTTCCAAATCCGTGATGACGCCCCAAAGGTTTCCCGTCTGCGGACATTCCTCTCCTGGAAAGACGTCCGCAAAAACGTCAAGGATTCCGACGAcaagggaggagagggtgatcTTGGTGCGGGTGAAGACCCCGTCGGTGGTGTAGTTCCCGGCGGGCCAGTCGACGACACGgccaaaaagaacaagaaagCCAAAGTCGGCCTCCCCTGGGAACCATCGTCTTATTTCGCCGTCGAAGTCCCAGAGagagaagacgaagaagacgaggaggaagaggaaatgAACCACATCACCCTCCAGCGCCTCCGCAAGGCAGACGAGCGGACCAAGGCCATGACGCGAGAGGAATACGTCACCTGGTCTGAGTTTCGCCAAGCATCGTTTACGTACCGCAAAGGAAAGAGATTTAGGGAATGGGCGGGTTTCGGGATCGTGACGGATAGCAAGCCGAGTGATGATATTGTGGATATCTTGGGGTTTTTGACGTTTGAGATGGTGCAGACGCTGACGGAGGAGGCGttgaagatcaaggagaaTGAGGACCAGCATAGGGAgaggacgggagggggggagcaGGCGGCGGGGAAtgcggcgaagaagaggaagatgggggggttgggtggggggttgtttgatcCGCCTAGTGAGGGGAGGACGCCAGTTGAGCCGAGGCATATTCAGGAGGCTTTTAGGAGGCTGCAGGGACGGAGTAAGAAGAGTAGGGCTATGTTGAACGGGACGAGGATTCAGCAGAGGACGAATTTGAGGTTATTTtagggggaggatgggggtgtttTTGTGGGCTTTGGACGATACGGGGGAGGAAATCCTTGCGTTCTGGTTTCCGCGGTGTCGTCTCTGTGACTTGAAGGGGGGTTAATGGAAGATTGGATGAGTTGGACAGCGGAGGAAATTCTTGTGTTTTGGTATCCCTGCCACCTAATAAtggaagatgggggaggtAGGATGAGGTATGGAGTTTTTCGTTGCAGCGTTACGTTGGGGGGTTTTGTACTTTTCACTATTTTATATAGAGTTTGGGGCATGGATAGAGTTTAGGGGAATGTTTCTGGGTTGATAATACCCTTGTTGTCTTGTTTACAAGACGTAGTTAGATGATTAAATAGATGCATTATCTTTATAAACTTTCTCGTGCTATGCTGAGGTAGATATGAGATGGCTATGTTTAGATATTGGGAGGGTGTTATAGTGAATTTCGTCCGAGCTTGAGTTTTAAGATTGTCGTTTGCAAGCGCTGCTGTATGGAAACTCTTGACGGCCTATTATTCTTCTCAGCCATCGACTCTATTGCAAACCCTCTTCAGGCCTCTGCCAGCTTTGCCAGCTCACCGGCTCTATCCTCCATGCCCGCTCTGCCTTCAAGCATCACACCGTGCCGTTGCAGACAACGACCAGCATCCAATCAAGGGCAGCGAGCTCGGTACTCCTCTGGAGAAGCAACTGGCACAGTACGGATCCACGAGGATCGCTCGCTCGCAGGTGGTACAAGATAAGCTCACGGCTTGTTACGACCAGGCCAGGAAACCATTCTCTCACGCCGCCCCGTTCGCTCGCGAGCGCTGCCAGGCGTCCCATCAATATGCCCGGTTCACCTAATTACTATATGTAGCAGATCCGCGGGAAGCCAACAGCCATGTACTATAAAAAACCGCCACGCACGATCTCACAAGAGACAACCCGCAAAGATTGCCTGACCGGGTCTGGTCCAGGGAGTCACGAGATTGCACCACGGCTGCAATACTTCTGGACCAGGCGCCTTCTCGTTCGCGAACGCTGCTGACTTGAGGTGTCGCGAGCTTACTTTTATATCCGTACAGGATCTTCCCATAGAAATATGGGAGTCCGCAGGAATATTACGACAGCCCTCGAACCGGCGTCAACTGGCCCCTAAAATATCATCCCAATCAAACCGTACCTACCAGTGCCAGCGCAAGTACAGCCCCCATCGCATCAAGCTGATGACTGGCGGCTCTCTGGTGGCGCTTCGAGGCGGAGTGTCCACCTGAAAGACGAGAAACAAACTCAACAGCAAC from Podospora pseudopauciseta strain CBS 411.78 chromosome 6, whole genome shotgun sequence includes:
- the SPT3 gene encoding Transcription initiation protein spt3 (EggNog:ENOG503NXIN; COG:K), translating into MPRQMLPKETPELYTAHQLQPVPPRQVPEVQPQLEKQPEPERQPEPEPQQLRAIPMLQSEQPRDFAPHRGNEQVQQQNDGQFMKGATPPTRQQQEDDTTMYFQASLHELYPVRLVNPRCAKFKKVFQRPHFFTPSPSYSIGYTPVPPPQPGAATGSTTVDDSAPPVIDVPRSAVKEAIASRNNVFKGNPALFDEVMMNGQPLDLSGYDLEQNEEGTANLIPLNLDPAAFMLKDFLTRPDPMETGKGKEGGTGREGEREEVAFEVEIDPSDWIADIVTKMMYVSGETGEPSAETTGIIEDIVRQQVIEILRNCTELAARRGARAITINDLIFQIRDDAPKVSRLRTFLSWKDVRKNVKDSDDKGGEGDLGAGEDPVGGVVPGGPVDDTAKKNKKAKVGLPWEPSSYFAVEVPEREDEEDEEEEEMNHITLQRLRKADERTKAMTREEYVTWSEFRQASFTYRKGKRFREWAGFGIVTDSKPSDDIVDILGFLTFEMVQTLTEEALKIKENEDQHRERTGGGEQAAGNAAKKRKMGGLGGGLFDPPSEGRTPVEPRHIQEAFRRLQGRSKKSRAMLNGTRIQQRTNLRLF